Genomic segment of Chiroxiphia lanceolata isolate bChiLan1 chromosome 18, bChiLan1.pri, whole genome shotgun sequence:
ctgccctctggcagggggaagccattcctcctgATCATGTCACTCCCGGCTGTTGTCCAAAGTCCCCCTCtagctctcttggagcccttAGACCCTGGAAGGgactctaaggtctccctggagccttctcttctccaggtgaacacccccagctctcccagcctgtctccagagcagaggggctccagccccagaacatctctgtggcctcctctggacttgctccagcagctcaacGTTCTTGTTATGTTAGGGACcgcagagctggaagcagctctgcaggtgaaGTCTCACCTGAGCAGGAGGGCAGAATCCTTCTCTCATCTACTGCCCATGCTGTGGGAGGAGCCCAGGACACTGGAGGTTTCAGGGCTCTCAGCTCACATGGCTGGGCCATATCTAGGCATGATCATGCCCACACCTTTTGTCCCTGAGGGTACAATTAATCAAAAGGGGATTAACTGTCCAGGTTCAGAAGAGTTCAGGTTGTCCTTTGGCAGGTGCTTCCCCCTCAAGACCCTCAGAGAAGCCCATAGACCCAGATCAGCTCACCTTGCCTACACAACATTTCACAGCTCCTGTGTCAGACCCTCAGGGAGGGAagcctccctgctcagggaATAACCAAgaggtttttctttaaatgaaagagaTCATTTTCTCCCACTCTACTTGGAAAACTCTGGGAAGAGGTGAAGAGCTCACCAGGATGGGAAgaagcaacagcagcaggaagccacAGGGGTGGTTGCAGGAGAGCAGCGGGGAGTGGTGGGAGGAGTCAGCCCTGGGGACTGCCGGGGCTGCGCAGGACACGGTACCTGGCCGTGCACGGAGGTGTCGAAGCGGAGGCCGTAAAGCTTCAGCAGGTTCCGGTAGAGCTGCCGCTGGGAGCCCCAGTAGTAAGAGGCAGTTCTGTGGGAGACATTGGACACACCTCAGAAAGCAGTGAGGGAAGTGGGCTGCCAGTGCCAAAGAATTGCTGGGGCTACCGTGTACCTGTGCACACCTGGTGTCCTCCAGGTTGGGACCTGGGTGATACATGTGTTGCCACGACTCACTGGCTGGCATCAGCAGTGGGGCATCTGCATCCCCTCAGCACCCAGTCTGGGAAAAcacagctcccagtgcaccCAGTTCAGGTGTGGACAGCCAGAGAACCCTGCCTCGGGGAGGTAATGCCATGCATAGCTCCAAACACAGCAGATCTGCCATAGCATCCTGGTACTAATAGGCCCTACCCTGATTCACCATTTCCTATCGtcttggaatcacagaaccattcaGGCtgaaaagccctctaagatcatcaagtccaacccttaacccagcACCATCATGTTCTCCACTAacccacatccccaagtgccacaacTACACAGcctttaaatccctccagggatggcgaatccaccaccaccctgggcagcctctgccgggctggacagccctttttgtgaagaaattttcccaaatatccaatctaaacctcctttagtacaacttgaggctgtttcctctcatcctgtctaCTGTTacttgggagcagagcccaaccctcacctggctccaccctcccatcagagagttgtagagagttgtagagagtgagaatgtcccccctgagcctccttttctccaagctgagccccttcagctccctcagccgctcctcatcagacttgtgctccagacctttccaCAGCTCTCCTGCCCACCTCTGGacgtgctccagcccctcaatgtctttcttgacaGGAGGAGAGTCactccctggtcctgctgccacaccatTGCTGGTACAGTCCAGGTGTCCTTGGCCTTAACCACCTGGGTTCACGTtcacctccaggtccttttctgcctgcagctttccagccactctgcccccagcctgtagcattCCATGGCGTTGTTGTTACCCAAATGCAGGACCCggtacttggccttgttgaacctcacacCACTGGCCTCACCCCATGGATCCAgcttgtccagatccctctgcagagcctcctgccctccagcagaccAACACTCCCACCCAGACTGGTGAACCGCGTGAAGGTGAGTTTGCAAATGACACCTGCAAACTGTGCCCCTGCTGGTCCTTTCAGAGCACCCATCAGAACTGAGATCTCAAATGACTGCAGTGtgctcatcccacagccccaTGTGGCCACTGTCCCAGCATCCTCACCTGAAATTGTACCTTGTGTCCTGCAGGCTGAAGAAATACTGTGGCTGGCACTGGGCAGCAGGGTGGTCCAGGTCGCAGTCCCACTTGATGAGAACTCCAATGCTCCCCCCctgcaaaacacattttactcCAGGAGAAGCATGGGATCAGAAACTGGCTGAGTTCTTTACTGTTCAGACATTCCTAGATCATACATTCCCTTAGCATTTCAGGGTCAGTCCTGTCCTCTGCCTCTTGCTCACATCCTTGCGGAATTTTGAGTCATCTCCATACTTCTATAAAAACCAAGTACCAGCAGTGCGAGGTCTCCAAAgtgctctccagctgcctccacCATGTTACGTACACGGAACACAGGACAGGAGGGGTTGAAGACTGGATCATATGTGCAGCTCTTGAAATAGCTGGGGTCACTGGTTTGTAAAGTGTTGCACCTGAGACAGCAGGGGCGGGGGGACAGAGTGTGGGAGGTCATAGAGCCTGTCTGTGGGACTGAAAAGGGGACCATCCTGCTGGAGTGGGCCCCCCAGAGCTCTCAGTGGGGGGAAAGTCATTGCCTTGCCTAAAGCCTCAGATGGAGAGAGGGTGGAGTAAAACCATCCCAGAGGAATCACAGAGAGTATTCATCTTTTATAGCATCTGCCATAGCCTTCCCCTGTACCTCcctgtgtttcttctttctcccccagcacccagctccCACCCAGCTCGACTCAGTGCTCCAGGGCTGACAGCAGGGACAGTTCAGTTGCCCCACACTGCATCTTCTGCCAGGGTAAGGCAGCACAGTCAGCATGCCTGGGGCTGCGAGGCCAGTGTAGCCCTTTACCTGGCTTCTGTGAAACCACTTTGCAAGGACTAAGGCAAAAATATTAGTCTCACTCCCTGGACGGCCTAGTCCAGCTTTCTGCAGTGCTCTACGTGGGCATGACCAGTCCCTCTCTCTGAggtgtccccatcccactgctttTACAGCTGCACACATAGGGTGTTCACCTGAACATCCATCCTGCCTGTAATTGCCCAGCACCACCTGTCCTGGGTGGCACATGGCTTCACATAGCCTCAGGTGCTCAGCCCCATGACAGGCAGCCTCAGTGCTGAGGCTGGACCGGGCTCAGGCTGGCTGGAAAGCACCGTACTTACTTGGAGAAGTTAAATTTGGTGAAGTGGACAGTGTTTTTTATAAAGAGAGTGAAATTCTCCGCCTCAGCCAGAAGAGGTTTCCTGGAAAACAACCACCAATGAACTCAAGTCTTGCACAGTGGCCAAGGCACAGCCCCATTCCCCAAGCTCCACAGTCTCATCTGGAATCCCAAAATTTTGGCCACAATGGACAGCTGCAAGAAACGTTCTTGCGTAAAGTTCTCTGACCTTAACTGACTGGGAGACTGATGTCAAAGGTCTCCCTGAACACAGCTGCCCTTGGGCGAGTCTCAGGGTCAGGCTCCTGGTTagacagagggaagaaatcAAAGCTCCCAATACCTGCTATCCCCTTATCTGTGATTACCTGGGCAGGGTACTGTTCTCCACAGGACACCAGCCATAGATCTCACAGGTGGAACGGGTGGCACTGAACATCACACATTTCCCAGTTTTTATCCCTAAAAATGAGAGAATGTAAGataggctgagagagttggggttcATCAGCCTGGAcaagggaaggctccagggagaccttagagcctcttccagtgcctaaatgggctccaagaaagctggagagggacttgggacaacagtctggaatgacaggacaagggggaatggcttcccactgccagagggcagggttagatgggatattctcccctgtgagggtggtgaggccctggcacaggctggccAGAgcagttgtggctgccccatctctggaagtgttcaaggccaggttggatggagcttggagcaatctgggctagtgtTCCTGCCATGGCAGGAGAGTGggactagatgagctttaagttctctttcaacccaaaccattctaggattttATGTTTATTAAGCAAAACTCCCAGTACCATTGCCATGAACCACAGGGTTTCCCATGGGACAATCTGCATCTTCTGTGCACATCGCGTCAAGGACAGAGGGGCTCTGGGAAGGACAAGAGACAAGTGCTGTCATTGTGCTGTGCAGCCACCTGAGGCCATGCTGTCACTTACCCCCATTGCTGTGCCTCTACTCCTGTTTCTCCAAGCACTTCCCAAACAGTTAAAGACCATTCACCATGTCCAGACCCTGGACAGCCTCCAGCCAATGAGGAGAGAGGCATGTCTGAGGGACGATCCTTCCCGCCTGTCTCCATGCTATTGGGAGCACATGTCTCCTGCTCCTCAGAGGCAGAGGAATCCTCCAGAGCTAACTCAGACCTTTCAGCTGGAACTGGGAACCAGCATGAGGGCCTCAATGACTGAGCCCATTAAGCACCTTGTAAAGCACCACAACAAATACCCTGGGGAAGAGCTTAGTAGACCTAAATCCAGCATAACACAAGTTTTACAAGAGACAGGGAAAGCTTCACCCTCACTCTGGACCTACCTGGTTCCCAGGAGCAGTAAAAACCTCTTATTCAAACACAGAGAGATGATGGCAGGTGGGGGAATACTACTAACACCTTCTCCAGCTACCCCAGGCCATGGCAGGAGTCACTAGCCCATTAGAAACCCACCTCCCCAAGACCCAGGGGACACAGAGGCTCAAACGCAGGCAGGGGACCCCCAGTTATGGAGTCAGAAGAAGTGGGGGGCTGTCCAGGCCTTTCCAGGGCTGCTACAGGACAGCCTCAGCCTCTTGTTTAGGTGTGAAACCCACTAATGTGAGCCAAGAGGAGCAGCACCTTTGGGCTGGGTGGGGGCTCACTGCCTAGGGGTATAGAGTCATTATGGGATGCAGGAGAACATTTGGGTATTGCACAGGTGTTTTAGGGGATGGGTTGTttagggaaggaagagaaggcaTGGAAAGGAGGGAACTAGGTGGTCTGAAAAGGAACAAACATTGGAAAATAGAGGGATAAAAGGATGCAAGGAGTAACTGCGTGTACAGCTGCTAAAACAGCTCGGTTTGTGTTTGGTGCTGCTTCTGGCCCCAGACACACTGATCTGCCAGCACCAAATACTTTGGTCATCAAGAACAGTCAGAGAATATTCAGACTGCTCTAACTCCCCGCAAAGCCAAAAGCTGTCACTGCTAAATCTTCAAAGCTTTTCAAATATGAATGTCACCTACAGCCCCAAAGCCAGAACCTGAGGAGATCAGCATGGGGTGCAGGCTGGGACAGGCACCCCCACACACTCCAGCACTGGAACGGGATGAAatcctctgctctctgtgtcCTTGGCTTGCACACTGCAAAACTAGCACCGAGAGATGCCTGTGGCTGCCTGTGAGAGCCCTAAAATGCCCTACAGCACTTGTCTTCCTCCCTGTCAGGACTTCGGGAGTTGTCAGCATTTTAAAGATGGATCATTAGTGCCATTTTCCCTGACCCAAAACCAGGGttgctcctcctctcccacagcatctggccacagcaggagctgaagggaCCATTAGGACAATCAGCACTTGGCTCAGGCACAAGGTGCCAGGAGTGGCTCAGCTTAAAGGACATTTGCTCCCATCTACCAAGCCAGGTCCAGCCTGGGAGAGCTCAGTGGAGGGAGTTGGCCTGACCCCAGTCTTAAAGGGAAGACTTCTCTCAGAGAACATATACCACTAAGTGTTTGTTGGCTGGCTGGGAAACCACCTAGACCTTGTGTTCTGTTCCTCCTAAAAACAGGATGCTAAGACGGACATTAGTCCTGCAGCAAGGAGTTATCAAGGAAACATGACACAGGTATCCATGGACTGTGTGTCAAAGCATCCCCTTGTTCGAGGGCAGCAGAAAGCCTGGAATGGTCATACAGTGCCACCACCcaaggagcccagagctggtgAGGCCCCAAGTGTCCTTTGTCCTGGTCACCACAAGCAGTTCTGGCCAGAGAGCATGGATATACACCTTGGCTCATGCAGGCATGACAGAGCAAGTGCAGATGAGCATGGAAGAGCTATGGAGCAGTGAGAATGAGGGGAATCAGGTTTGTTGGGAATATATATCCATTTTCCGCTTTTATCTGGTCTTCCTCTGGGTTCCACCGAGGAGCGGGACAGATGGCTCCAtccaccaccccctgggggctgggctggggcagccctggcactcaCCTCGGGACAGGTGCCCTGGgcctgctgggctgtggcaaTGAAATTGGTCAccagaaaaagcacattttctccCTGAGAAGCAAGAAGGTACCATCAGTGAGGAGGGTGGGTCCAGGGGATACCCTGTGACACTGTCACCGGGAGGAACAGGCAGTAATGGCCACGTTTGGGCTTTGGGAGGCCAATGGTACCGGCGGCGTTCCATTGCCAAGGGGACTGAACTCCTAtgtgccccccctgcccccgcCCGGGGCCCGGCCGTACCTGCGGGGGCCAGGTGAGATCCGCCCCGTCCCAGAGCCGCCggcccgcggccccggcgggagCCGCTCCCTTCACCTTGGTGACCACGGCGACACGCGGGGCCGCGTCGCGCTCCTGGTACCCCTTccgcagcagcagcacccacctgcgggggggaaagggggggcgGACGCTGAGGgacccccgcccgccccccgaGGGCAGGGACGGGGGAGTCCCTACCCCAGCAGGaacccccggcccccccccgagggcaggggcaggcatCCCTACCCCAGCAGGTAGCCTAGCGcgctcagctgcagcagccggTACAGGAGCCCCACCCGCCGGTTCCGCGTCAGCGAGAACTTGGCCGTCTTGTAGTCGAGCAGGAGCCCGCAGGGCGAGCCCGGCATGGCGGCACGGAGGGGGAAAGGCGGACACGGAGCGGGGACAGAGGCCACGGGGTGCGACGCTGGCGGACAGCCGCGAGGACCGGAGGACTCGGAGGGTGGGGGCCACCCCCGGCACtgcggcccggccccggccccgcccccgtTGCCATGGCAgcggcgcggcccggccggAGATGGCGGCGGGCGGAGAGGGCCGCAGTGGGCTGGGCGGGCCGTCCCCTCCGTCACCCTGAGCCCGAACCACAGCCACACAGTCACTGAGTGGTCTGGGTTGTAAGGAACCGTAAAGCCCATCCAGCCGCACCCCCTGCCGCACGTAGGGACACattctgctagaccaggttgtgTTTTATAATCACAAGGTCATGGCCATGCTTCTGtttaactgtaaatatttttgaaattagaaTTCCCgctgacagagagcaggatTCTGGGAGCAATACAGGCTTCAATGTCAAGGTCAGGATTCAGAGCATCTGTAAGTAAACTAAAGGGGCACTTTCTCTGGGTGTACTCACAGACTGCCGCATAGAAGTGATGCCCGGAGAGGTACATTGTGGGGCACAGTGGGCCACaaccttttccatttcctctgcATCATGAATAGTGACagcagaagtatttttcatcatttttatgGGAAGATAAATTCATCCTTTAGCAACATAAATTAAACTGTATCCAGTCTTGTCTTTCCTAGCAAagcttgaaattatttttgaagggGAATCTTGTACTTATGTACACCCTTGTCAGCCTGTGTTTGGGGACTCCCTTTGCTAGtgactttatttcttttcttgttggTCTCATCCTTGTTACTGCATAGTGCTCTTTTCCTTTGGCCCCTGACTTTAAGCAGCTGTTATTTAATTCTACACCCTTGTGTTCATAGCATTCCTGTGTGGTGAGATGAAACTCAGCTACTGCTCCCTGGGCCTTTGTCAGCACTGGTGTCACCAGGCTTGCTTGTGCTGTGATGTACTCCCCATCCATTCCTCTGGACTCTCCACTTGTGCAGAACATGCCTAGGGAGGTCATGGCTCATCCCTCACCTTTCAACCTTTAGGCTCCTCTCCTTTTTGCACCTTCCTGTCACAGACTTCACCTTCTCCATCTATGGCTGTCCTTGGGCAACCCCAGACGTGTATCTCCAAGAGGAAGATTCACAAATCTCCCTACTCCTGGTCTCACCCTGCAGCTGTGCTCCAAATCTCTCTACTTCCAGCACTGTCTGTGGTGGGCGCACACTCAGAAAGGAAGATactgaattttttctcttccatgcCACACCTCGTGCTGTCTGCCAGATCCATGTTCTCCCTGGATTGTGTCTTTCGTGCAAAATTCAACGTCCTCTCCATCCACTCCCTTACAACCCTCAATCCTCACACATCTTACCCGCTATAGCTTCCTCCTTGAACATCCTCCATGTCTTCAGTGGGCTTCTCTGGCTcgcaagaaagaaaacaaccttAATCCTCATCGCTTCTGGCCATCAGCTGTTCACTTGGCATCCTTCCCagtttcattctgctttttttcctcatgtttacCTTTGGAGGCTGCAGTGGCTGCTTGTCTCCACTCCTGTCCGCCTCACCTCCTGTTCCTTTCACAGTCCAGCAGTTCTCCCAAGTCTGGTATTCAAGCCTGGCAatggtttccttttcttctgtgctggtTGAACCCTCATTTCTTTCCTGCCCCATTGGGAACTTGCAGAACACTTGCTGAGGAAACCTATTCTGATTTCCAGGGACTCTGGGAGGGGTTaaagagagcagagctggctgctctgccagcagaacCAGCTGGTGggaggctgtgggagctgcctggTGCTCATGTTGGCTTTCAGGCTCTGTTaggctggagaaggagctgggcGGCCACAGCTGcatgcaggagcagcagcccccagcTTTGTCATGGTGATTGGATTTTCAGTCTTTGCTATGTTGGCAACCCGAGGTCAGAGAACACAGATGATTCGCTGGCAGCTTCTGCTTTGGGTTTGAGGTAAATgaggtagaaaaagaaataatatgtTGTAGTTCTAATTGCCTAGCGGTAATAGAGACAGTTGCAGAGAAATACTTGAACTAACTCAATCTTCCTTTTAAACTTAATACTTTTAACTCTTAAACTGTTTggtttcatgtatttttttcatcaggaaaatTTTTGGAACAGCAATAGCAGAAAACACTGGTTTAAAGAAACTTAAAATCAACTAGAACCATTTCCATAGTCAAGGGCAGCTGCCTTGGCCAAAGGCTTGGAGGTGGAAATTGTTTTCACTCCTGTTTTTAAACTCTGAGAGCTCATATGAAGCTCATCTGTTTAAACAAGTGGGAATGCCATGATGGGCTCCAACAACAAGGCTGTTGGCCTTGTGCCTGTCCAAGAGCCATCAATGACCCAGGATCATACAGACCTTGGAACTAAGAGAGAAGAATCATCCAGTGTGTTGACATATtgcatttctctgtttctagtttttccttttttagagTCAAAATTACTGTAAGGAatgttttgaattatttaatttctaactGATAAATGAATACAGAAATTGTTTTGTAGTCTATATACAGTTCTTATTCTATTAAAATTTTACtcattaaaataagaaacattttttccagcctctccagctgAAAGGGGCTACTGAGGTTAGTGGTTAGTGGTGagttggcagtgctggcttaATGACTGGACTCGATcttagaggtgttttccaacctaaatgattctgtgattctataagatttatcttctttatttgaaaataatgctATGATTTACCTAGTGAAGTTTGTCCAGTAAATGTGTAAATCATTTTATAGTTGCATATCCAATAAATCAAGCCTGTACCTTGGATTCACATCTGTCTGTCCATACCATTTGGAGGGGTCTCTTGCGTGTTGTCAGGTCTGTAAATCGGGGCTGTCTCTGTCAGAATCGTCCTGCCACCCTCTCAATCTCCAGATGAAAACTGCATGTATTGAACATAGAAGCTTTACGGGCCTTGATTGAAATCAGTGTAAGTACTTACgttttaaaatacttcctcACCATTTATTGTTTCTGTTATGTCCTTTGCCCCTagtccttcctgtgctgtccAAAGAAGAGATGCAAATTAAAATCCTATGAAAAAATACACCAAGGACACCAAGGAGAAAATCCACTTGGCTCTGCCTTGACA
This window contains:
- the LOC116795990 gene encoding P2X purinoceptor 6-like isoform X3, translating into MPGSPCGLLLDYKTAKFSLTRNRRVGLLYRLLQLSALGYLLGWVLLLRKGYQERDAAPRVAVVTKVKGAAPAGAAGRRLWDGADLTWPPQGENVLFLVTNFIATAQQAQGTCPESPSVLDAMCTEDADCPMGNPVVHGNGIKTGKCVMFSATRSTCEIYGWCPVENSTLPRKPLLAEAENFTLFIKNTVHFTKFNFSKCNTLQTSDPSYFKSCTYDPVFNPSCPVFRVRNMVEAAGEHFGDLALLGGSIGVLIKWDCDLDHPAAQCQPQYFFSLQDTRYNFRTASYYWGSQRQLYRNLLKLYGLRFDTSVHGQAGKFSIIPTAVSFGTSIAFFGAATVVCDLVLLCLDAKADLYWKEKFEEAKPPKGKPKASAYGHQECSTTSTLPSGATSR
- the LOC116795990 gene encoding P2X purinoceptor 6-like isoform X4 yields the protein MPGSPCGLLLDYKTAKFSLTRNRRVGLLYRLLQLSALGYLLGWVLLLRKGYQERDAAPRVAVVTKVKGAAPAGAAGRRLWDGADLTWPPQGENVLFLVTNFIATAQQAQGTCPESPSVLDAMCTEDADCPMGNPVVHGNGIKTGKCVMFSATRSTCEIYGWCPVENSTLPRKPLLAEAENFTLFIKNTVHFTKFNFSKCNTLQTSDPSYFKSCTYDPVFNPSCPVFRVRNMVEAAGEHFGDLALLGGSIGVLIKWDCDLDHPAAQCQPQYFFSLQDTRYNFRTASYYWGSQRQLYRNLLKLYGLRFDTSVHGQVPCPAQPRQSPGLTPPTTPRCSPATTPVASCCCCFFPSWLGSSASFLLP
- the LOC116795990 gene encoding P2X purinoceptor 6-like isoform X7, yielding MPGSPCGLLLDYKTAKFSLTRNRRVGLLYRLLQLSALGYLLGWVLLLRKGYQERDAAPRVAVVTKVKGAAPAGAAGRRLWDGADLTWPPQGENVLFLVTNFIATAQQAQGTCPESPSVLDAMCTEDADCPMGNPVVHGNGIKTGKCVMFSATRSTCEIYGWCPVENSTLPRKPLLAEAENFTLFIKNTVHFTKFNFSKCNTLQTSDPSYFKSCTYDPVFNPSCPVFRVRNMVEAAGEHFGDLALLGGSIGVLIKWDCDLDHPAAQCQPQYFFSLQDTRYNFRTASYYWGSQRQLYRNLLKLYGLRFDTSVHGQVPCPAQPRQSPGLTPPTTPRCSPATTPVASCCCCFFPSWVKH
- the LOC116795990 gene encoding P2X purinoceptor 6-like isoform X2, which gives rise to MPGSPCGLLLDYKTAKFSLTRNRRVGLLYRLLQLSALGYLLGWVLLLRKGYQERDAAPRVAVVTKVKGAAPAGAAGRRLWDGADLTWPPQGENVLFLVTNFIATAQQAQGTCPESPSVLDAMCTEDADCPMGNPVVHGNGIKTGKCVMFSATRSTCEIYGWCPVENSTLPRKPLLAEAENFTLFIKNTVHFTKFNFSKCNTLQTSDPSYFKSCTYDPVFNPSCPVFRVRNMVEAAGEHFGDLALLGGSIGVLIKWDCDLDHPAAQCQPQYFFSLQDTRYNFRTASYYWGSQRQLYRNLLKLYGLRFDTSVHGQAGKFSIIPTAVSFGTSIAFFGAATVVCDLVLLCLDAKADLYWKEKFEEVRVGPHGREKVGVKVFGVNNFMIFCPLVKTEFTRSGKILVEQLLVSSF
- the LOC116795990 gene encoding P2X purinoceptor 6-like isoform X8, with translation MPGSPCGLLLDYKTAKFSLTRNRRVGLLYRLLQLSALGYLLGWVLLLRKGYQERDAAPRVAVVTKVKGAAPAGAAGRRLWDGADLTWPPQGENVLFLVTNFIATAQQAQGTCPESPSVLDAMCTEDADCPMGNPVVHGNGIKTGKCVMFSATRSTCEIYGWCPVENSTLPRKPLLAEAENFTLFIKNTVHFTKFNFSKCNTLQTSDPSYFKSCTYDPVFNPSCPVFRVRNMVEAAGEHFGDLALLGGSIGVLIKWDCDLDHPAAQCQPQYFFSLQDTRYNFRTASYYWGSQRQLYRNLLKLYGLRFDTSVHGQGSTQQKWGTMKKTATTIPWSPRS
- the LOC116795990 gene encoding P2X purinoceptor 6-like isoform X5, with the protein product MPGSPCGLLLDYKTAKFSLTRNRRVGLLYRLLQLSALGYLLGWVLLLRKGYQERDAAPRVAVVTKVKGAAPAGAAGRRLWDGADLTWPPQGENVLFLVTNFIATAQQAQGTCPESPSVLDAMCTEDADCPMGNPVVHGNGIKTGKCVMFSATRSTCEIYGWCPVENSTLPRKPLLAEAENFTLFIKNTVHFTKFNFSKCNTLQTSDPSYFKSCTYDPVFNPSCPVFRVRNMVEAAGEHFGDLALLGGSIGVLIKWDCDLDHPAAQCQPQYFFSLQDTRYNFRTASYYWGSQRQLYRNLLKLYGLRFDTSVHGQVPCPAQPRQSPGLTPPTTPRCSPATTPVASCCCCFFPSWVQHNRSGEP
- the LOC116795990 gene encoding P2X purinoceptor 6-like isoform X1; translation: MPGSPCGLLLDYKTAKFSLTRNRRVGLLYRLLQLSALGYLLGWVLLLRKGYQERDAAPRVAVVTKVKGAAPAGAAGRRLWDGADLTWPPQGENVLFLVTNFIATAQQAQGTCPESPSVLDAMCTEDADCPMGNPVVHGNGIKTGKCVMFSATRSTCEIYGWCPVENSTLPRKPLLAEAENFTLFIKNTVHFTKFNFSKCNTLQTSDPSYFKSCTYDPVFNPSCPVFRVRNMVEAAGEHFGDLALLGGSIGVLIKWDCDLDHPAAQCQPQYFFSLQDTRYNFRTASYYWGSQRQLYRNLLKLYGLRFDTSVHGQAGKFSIIPTAVSFGTSIAFFGAVSTPDTLFSFNPWLGICRSSVVSLPAWAQGFLGAGQHEQEMVWQGVSSRFPVTISSNDSTGILSTVRVMSRGGWVFVWALGRSIAGMLLAGESSSSLCFSPDSKVTWCPVTRWGSSS
- the LOC116795990 gene encoding P2X purinoceptor 6-like isoform X6, with amino-acid sequence MPGSPCGLLLDYKTAKFSLTRNRRVGLLYRLLQLSALGYLLGWVLLLRKGYQERDAAPRVAVVTKVKGAAPAGAAGRRLWDGADLTWPPQGENVLFLVTNFIATAQQAQGTCPESPSVLDAMCTEDADCPMGNPVVHGNGIKTGKCVMFSATRSTCEIYGWCPVENSTLPRKPLLAEAENFTLFIKNTVHFTKFNFSKCNTLQTSDPSYFKSCTYDPVFNPSCPVFRVRNMVEAAGEHFGDLALLGGSIGVLIKWDCDLDHPAAQCQPQYFFSLQDTRYNFRTASYYWGSQRQLYRNLLKLYGLRFDTSVHGQVPCPAQPRQSPGLTPPTTPRCSPATTPVASCCCCFFPSCCARRSLY